Within the Aspergillus luchuensis IFO 4308 DNA, chromosome 5, nearly complete sequence genome, the region GGTGGAGGGGTTGATAGTTGCCGTGCAGGTCACGCTcattctatctactacttactatacttactttccatccatcctcccccttccttgtcttctcGTCATATTCTCTCTTACTACTACCGCCACCATCTTTCCCTGACCCGggtctttttcttgtctttgttctcttGCCTTCTATTGCTCAGAATTATTCAGCATATTTCTCTGGCACAACGAGGTTATAAAACAGCAAACGACGGCAACTTGTTAACTAGCTGGATCGGCTTAGGCTGACGTATTCTGTCAGCCACAGCCACCCCCGTCACTGTTATCATAGTTAATCCCCGTCACTGCCACTGATCTTCGCCGTCAATGTTGATCGGGGAAAATTGAACAGACGTTGTCGCATCCCCAGAAATAATGCTATTCAACCTTGGCTTGACAGCGGATGCGGCAGCAGCTCACGAAAACGACTACCCCGGGTCACCATCGGAAACCCAGATCCCTAGCCCGACGCGTCATTCGTCCCCGGCAATCTCATTCGCTTCCCTGCCATCGTGGGGACTAGGCAGCATCTATAACCGGCGCAAACCCACGGAACCCGAAATGACGCAGCGTACAATGTCGCGGAAAGTTACTATTGATACACTATCCTCGAGCGATGACGAGCGTTCGACAGTCACCCCAGTCCTAGCTCCATCAAGGATCGCCCGTTCGCAATCAGTTCGGAAACAATCGTCGCGCCCTAAAACGTCATACCAGCTAGCGCATCCCGCGGCCCACGCACGCCATAGGCGATTAAAGCTCCGACCTAAGCTTCTCCTGCAGCTTCAACGTGTGTCGCAAACCCCACGACCTCTGCCACTTTTGGATGTGCTCCCCTCCACTGTGTTTCTGCCGCCTCTAGCTCGCAAGTTTCCGACGATATTCCGCGGTAAAAAGGGACTAGGCCCCAATGACCTCATTGTCGTAACTAGTGACCTTTATGAGCGGGCGCCGGGCGATAATGGAGATAGGTCTTTAAgctccgatgatgaaggcggAGAACAACGTGAGGTGGTCGCAACGATATGTCAGCTCTTTAGGGATGACGCTTTATCTAAAGGAAAGGCGGAGATTTGTTTGAACCATGGGCCAGTTTGGGAGGCCACGCCTCTTGCCAATGGCTCCTACGAATTCGTGGCCAACACGGATGATGGTATCCAGATACTGCGGTGGGTTCTGAGAGGTGGGAAGAATCGTCGCGTGTCGGCGCCCCCGGGCTTCTCGCAAGAGGAGAGCAAGCGGTTTACGTTCAGCGTGATCAATCCCAGCACTCGTCGACACCCTGTTGTTGGTACGATGACACGCAATTACCTCGAGGTGTATGATGAGTACTCAATTCCGACAACACCGGGTATTGCTGGCTCACCAACCTCCGCCATGTCCGTGTTGAGCGACTACTCCGAAATGGATGACCCGTTGGATCGGAAGGTTCTGAAAACCGACAGTGACCTCCGCATGCTGATCATTATCACCAGCATATGGGTAGCTTTTAGGGAAGGCTGGTCTCACAACTTCACTTACGACGACTCGGCCTTGGCAATCAACTCCAAGACAATGTGTCCGTCGAGACACAGCTCGCCAACTGCAATTCGAAGAGAGACTGACAGAAccgagagggaagatggccACGACGATGTTCCCCCGTTGAATGGCCGAAGACATCGTCTCTCGACGTCCAGCTATGTCCCTTCACAATCTACGATGGCCGACCGATCTACGACCTTTGGAAGCTTATCGAGACGATCCAACTCAACTGGTGCGGCTTTTATCGAGCGGACTAACCGACGTGCTTCGGGTAGCAACGGTCGTCTTAACCGACACAGTACACTCTCCAGTCCTCGTGAACAGAGACAGGACCAAGCTGTCGATGCCACACCTGCCCGACAGGACTCCAAAAGTCGCAAGTTATGGTCCCACAGAAAATCCGACGTCCAAGATTTCAAGACAACGGCTTCCCCTGATCAAGCGATAGACCGATCCAAGGGATTCAATCACAACCAGTCACGCCAAGCCGATACCTTTCGCGACAAAGGCATTGACTCTCCCGTAGACTCGGCACCGAGTAAGGGAAAGCGTCGGCATCGGATTAGCAACCTCTTCGATTATATCATCCGCAAAACCGGACATCATCATTGAGCCAAGCCTGGAGCTTAATATCACATACCCCATTCAATGTTCTTTTGCTCTGCACAGTTgtcttctcttttcatctCCCTCTTGCAGAGGTGAGCACACCTCGATTTCATCCAAGACACTACAATAGTGACACGAAAGCCTGGAGCTGCGGTTGTATTGTATGCAAGCGGATGGCCGGGCCTCATGTTGTGAGGCCAAAGCTACCGTTACTCCTTATCGCACTGGGTGTCTGGCATTCCTCTCCCACTTCCCAACCTTGCATGAGACTTGTCTCcgcacatcatcatctctcagCTCTTCTGAACTTACCAGCGATATGAATACCACGACATATATCTGATAGCGCTCCCTTTTATAACATTCTTATCTCCTTCCTTACTGATTCTCTATTCTGGCATtgccatcagcatcagcatcacctTCCTGTCCGTGCATATGTACAAACTTAGGTCCGCAGCATTGATTGCTTCCGGAAACATACAGGTACTTCTCGAAATGGGTATTTTGTAGAGTAGGTACAAATATCTTTGAAAAAATACATATATCTGGCACACAGAGCACGGCTTCGTTGAATTTTTAGTATACACACGTAATAGAGAAAAGTTACCTTCCAGCTAGTAGAAACGTGGTGGGATTAGTTTCCGAAGGATTGCAGAGCACCTAGTAGTACGATTGGTTAGTGGGGTTTATAGCTGTGAGCGATCAGCCTAACAGAGGGGTCACAAGGCTTGTTCACCAATCCGGTCGATCGCTGATATAATACTCAAGCGCATGAAGATGACAAGTTCGTTTGTCTTCTCTGTTAATGGTAATTAGATGTTATATTAGAGCTCATTTGAGTGACTGAACAATACGGTTTTTAGAGAAGTATAGAATGACATTTTGTTTCTATAGATGATCATCGTATTCAATTTATTCTTTACCGCTCCAGAGCAGTGATAGCCTTAGGGATGTAAGGCTCCTCCAGGTACTTGATTTCCTCATCGGTCAACTTGACCTTGGTACCGGCCACAGCCTCGTCAATGCGCTCCTTGCTGTTGAGTCCAAGAATAGGGTTCTCATTGGGATGGCTCAGCGACCAAGCGATGGCCACCTGGGCCATACTgacacccttcttcttcgcgatCTCTTCGACACGATCGACGATAGCCTTGTCGGATTCTGTCTCGCGGCTGCGGATAAGGAACTTGAGTGCCCCGTCTGTTGCTTCACGCACAGTAGAGCGAGAGCCCCAGGGGCGGGTCAGCACACCACGAGCCATGGGCGACCAGGGGATCAGGCCCACGCCGGTGTCACGGCAGTACGGGATCATCTCGCGCTCCTCTTCTCTGGCGATCAGGTTGTGGTAGTTCTGCATGGAGATGAACTGGTGCCAGCCATTGCGGGCGGCGATGTTCTGGAGAGTCTGGAATTCCCATGCAGCCATCTTGATAGGCGTGAGCATGTGtcgctggaggaagagggaaaaaattGAACGTACCGTGCTGGCTCCGATGTATCGGACCTTGCCACTTTCAACTACGTCGTTGAGAGCCCGCATGATTTCCTCGCGGGGGGTATCACGATCCAGCCGGTGGATCTGCAGCACGTCGATGTATGTTCCCAGTCTCTCGACACTGGCATCAACGGCGTCGAAGATGTGCTTGCGGGACAGGCCAACCCGGTTGACGAAAGCGCCGTCGTTAACaccggaagaagaaatcggaGGGAAGTTACCTTGGTCGTCCACACCGAAGTAGCACTTGGTGAGAATGACAACCCGGTTACGGGGAATAGAAAACTTCTTCAGGGCTTTGCCAATAATTTCCTCGGAGCGGCCGTGGGAGTAGACGTCGGCCTGGAAGCTAGTTAACACTATGTCAGGGCAATAGAAAGGTAGAGGCGTGAATGTACCGTATCCCAAGTGTTGATTCCACGCTTGTAGGCATGCTCAATCAAAGGAAgagcctcctcctcgtcgagtACCCAATCTTGCCACTGCTTGGCACCATAGGACATGGCGCCCAGAATGATTTTAGAGATCTTCAGTCCCGAGTTTCCCAGGCTACATGTCAATTTGTTAGCTAGTTCAGTATGTACGGGGCGAGTATCGCAATCGGGAGACATACCGGACGTATTCCATCTCATTGTTGGCAGCCGTGGTGGATGTATTCAAATTACTGCAACGCCATGGTTAGCTATGATGTTACTTCCACAAGCATGCGGAAAGATGCGGGAAGGTGGTGAGATGTGGGAGTCACCTACAACTGAATTTATAAGGGACTAATTGGTGTAGCAAAGTGATGTAGAAGAATTTACGATCAAATTGAGTATCTTGACGGGACTGCAAGCAGCTTATCAGTACTTTGCAGCTACCACTAACTGAAGTTCAATGTAAAGGAcgagctagctagctagttcaGTCGAGTTGCCGAAGCATAATAAACCCAGCGCAAGTTGGTTGCCCCATTATTAAGCTTCCCCACCGAACTGCCGAAAGTGCGAAGCGATGATTGCCAGAGCCGATGAGTTACCGACAGCCCTTTCTCGGGTTGAGCTGCGCTGGACCCATCGGTTCAGAGGATCGGGAAGCTTATGCGGGGTTGACTATGAAGATCATCCATTTATGTGGTACTCCGTAAAGTGCCAGTGTATGTAATGAAGAGAATAGGGAAGATTCAGTAGAGAAATACATAGCAGACTGGAAGTTGAAGGGGAATCAATGACTTTTTCTCAGTCTCGATCAtacagaagaaaagggaaggaggggtagCCAAGGAGGGGATCCCGTGATCCACATCTTTGCTTGTTTGgcttcgcttcttcttcttcttcttcctcctcctcctcctcatctctctCTGTTTCTCCACATGGCTACCCCTCTACTGTTCGATCTTCTCTGCTTTTCGCCTCAACCACGGCActacctcttctccttcaattGAATGCACTGCTGCAGCATGTGCCTTATGGCAATCGGCATCGCCGTCTCGTTTACATCAGTAGGCAGCGATCTCCTGATAGG harbors:
- a CDS encoding aldo/keto reductase (COG:C;~EggNog:ENOG410PFM7;~InterPro:IPR023210,IPR036812;~PFAM:PF00248;~SMCOG1039:aldo/keto reductase family oxidoreductase;~antiSMASH:Cluster_5.17), producing the protein MEYVRLGNSGLKISKIILGAMSYGAKQWQDWVLDEEEALPLIEHAYKRGINTWDTADVYSHGRSEEIIGKALKKFSIPRNRVVILTKCYFGVDDQGNFPPISSSGVNDGAFVNRVGLSRKHIFDAVDASVERLGTYIDVLQIHRLDRDTPREEIMRALNDVVESGKVRYIGASTMAAWEFQTLQNIAARNGWHQFISMQNYHNLIAREEEREMIPYCRDTGVGLIPWSPMARGVLTRPWGSRSTVREATDGALKFLIRSRETESDKAIVDRVEEIAKKKGVSMAQVAIAWSLSHPNENPILGLNSKERIDEAVAGTKVKLTDEEIKYLEEPYIPKAITALER
- a CDS encoding uncharacterized protein (COG:S;~EggNog:ENOG410PR4E;~antiSMASH:Cluster_5.17) — encoded protein: MLFNLGLTADAAAAHENDYPGSPSETQIPSPTRHSSPAISFASLPSWGLGSIYNRRKPTEPEMTQRTMSRKVTIDTLSSSDDERSTVTPVLAPSRIARSQSVRKQSSRPKTSYQLAHPAAHARHRRLKLRPKLLLQLQRVSQTPRPLPLLDVLPSTVFLPPLARKFPTIFRGKKGLGPNDLIVVTSDLYERAPGDNGDRSLSSDDEGGEQREVVATICQLFRDDALSKGKAEICLNHGPVWEATPLANGSYEFVANTDDGIQILRWVLRGGKNRRVSAPPGFSQEESKRFTFSVINPSTRRHPVVGTMTRNYLEVYDEYSIPTTPGIAGSPTSAMSVLSDYSEMDDPLDRKVLKTDSDLRMLIIITSIWVAFREGWSHNFTYDDSALAINSKTMCPSRHSSPTAIRRETDRTEREDGHDDVPPLNGRRHRLSTSSYVPSQSTMADRSTTFGSLSRRSNSTGAAFIERTNRRASGSNGRLNRHSTLSSPREQRQDQAVDATPARQDSKSRKLWSHRKSDVQDFKTTASPDQAIDRSKGFNHNQSRQADTFRDKGIDSPVDSAPSKGKRRHRISNLFDYIIRKTGHHH